The following coding sequences lie in one Myxococcus xanthus genomic window:
- a CDS encoding serine/threonine protein kinase, producing MDIISQPVRTLKFDGFWRWLQEHTHCILRCGSVDAMLYDHDDFHWALLEEERQHIVQVLKGKVLVGELVIPGREVTEVNVAPDPDTGAQGHFLVELMGGPKEDPQALYHFIMAHGIDPAPGHKDLKH from the coding sequence ATGGACATCATCTCCCAGCCGGTACGCACCTTGAAATTCGATGGCTTCTGGCGCTGGCTCCAGGAGCACACGCACTGCATCCTGCGGTGCGGCTCCGTGGACGCCATGCTGTATGACCACGACGACTTCCACTGGGCCCTCCTGGAAGAGGAGCGCCAGCACATCGTCCAGGTCCTCAAGGGAAAGGTGCTGGTGGGCGAGCTGGTCATCCCCGGCCGCGAGGTGACGGAGGTGAACGTCGCCCCCGACCCGGACACGGGCGCCCAGGGCCACTTCCTGGTGGAGCTCATGGGCGGGCCGAAGGAAGACCCGCAGGCGCTCTACCACTTCATCATGGCGCACGGCATCGACCCGGCGCCGGGACACAAGGACCTCAAGCATTGA
- a CDS encoding HAMP domain-containing sensor histidine kinase → MSLRSWLAATMGVLTLVTLAAATLLIVLTSVLDRSAATLGVAVGGIRVSEELEVGLLAHDRMVREGPVRVPRGPGGLSRFELEASLYRQIGELRRIASTDAERERLDEVREDVDVYFSAQRDLVRAEREAGPALDAALNGLEQVISINVERAHEARSEAERWNNMADSVGVVLCGLLLLGVLVVSVLLRRVALQPLRDISQSMRRFGAGSKCTRAPEAGPTELRDMARTFNEMANSLAHQQEQQLAFLAGVAHELRNPLSALKLSTGLSDRSRAQLTPERMDRTLSLVGRQVERLDRMVGDLLDATRIEAGRLELRPEVRDARELAREVVELYRSGDTGHGLRLSLPDVSVPVRADPARLEQVLHNLVSNALKYSPAGSTVEVSVRREQDTAVLCVTDQGIGISEDEMRLLFAPFQRAGNARQRAPGVGLGLSVARRIVEGHGGSIDVTSQPGHGSVFCVRLAIATEAARHTEEDAGLTAPQDPLH, encoded by the coding sequence ATGAGCCTGCGCTCCTGGCTCGCCGCCACCATGGGGGTGCTGACGTTGGTGACGTTGGCGGCCGCCACCCTGCTCATCGTCCTGACGAGCGTGCTCGACCGTTCGGCCGCGACCTTGGGTGTCGCCGTCGGGGGCATCCGGGTGTCCGAGGAGCTGGAGGTGGGCCTGCTGGCGCACGACCGGATGGTCCGGGAAGGTCCCGTCAGGGTGCCCCGTGGCCCGGGCGGGCTGTCTCGGTTCGAGCTGGAGGCCTCGCTGTACCGGCAGATTGGGGAGCTGCGGCGCATCGCCTCGACGGATGCGGAGCGCGAGCGGCTCGACGAGGTCCGCGAGGACGTGGACGTCTACTTCTCCGCCCAGCGTGACCTGGTGCGCGCGGAGCGGGAGGCGGGCCCGGCGCTGGACGCCGCGTTGAATGGCCTGGAGCAGGTCATCTCCATCAACGTGGAGCGCGCGCACGAGGCCCGTTCGGAAGCGGAGCGGTGGAACAACATGGCGGACTCCGTGGGCGTGGTGCTCTGCGGCTTGCTGCTGTTGGGGGTGCTCGTCGTGAGCGTGCTGCTGCGGCGCGTGGCGCTCCAGCCGCTGCGGGACATCAGCCAGTCCATGCGCCGCTTCGGCGCGGGCAGCAAGTGCACCCGGGCCCCGGAGGCCGGGCCCACCGAGCTACGGGACATGGCCCGCACGTTCAACGAGATGGCCAACAGCCTGGCCCACCAGCAGGAGCAGCAGCTCGCGTTCCTCGCGGGCGTGGCGCACGAACTGCGCAATCCGCTGTCCGCCCTCAAGTTGTCCACAGGCCTGTCGGACCGCAGCCGCGCCCAGCTCACGCCCGAGCGCATGGACCGCACCCTGTCCCTGGTAGGGCGGCAGGTGGAGCGGCTGGACCGGATGGTGGGCGACCTGCTCGACGCCACCCGCATCGAAGCCGGCAGGTTGGAGCTGCGCCCGGAGGTGCGGGACGCGCGTGAGCTGGCCCGCGAGGTGGTGGAGCTCTACCGCTCCGGCGACACCGGCCATGGCCTCCGTCTCAGCTTGCCGGACGTGTCCGTGCCGGTTCGCGCGGACCCGGCCCGGCTGGAGCAGGTGCTCCACAACCTCGTCAGCAACGCGCTGAAGTACTCGCCAGCGGGCAGCACCGTGGAGGTGTCCGTGCGCCGCGAACAGGACACGGCTGTCCTGTGCGTGACGGACCAGGGCATCGGCATCTCCGAAGACGAGATGCGCCTGCTCTTCGCGCCCTTCCAGCGCGCCGGCAACGCCCGTCAGCGCGCCCCGGGAGTGGGCCTGGGCCTGTCGGTGGCCCGGCGCATCGTCGAGGGGCATGGGGGCAGCATCGACGTGACGAGCCAGCCCGGCCATGGCTCCGTCTTCTGCGTGCGGCTGGCCATCGCCACCGAGGCCGCGCGGCATACCGAAGAGGACGCGGGGCTGACGGCCCCTCAAGACCCCCTGCACTGA
- a CDS encoding PEGA domain-containing protein produces the protein MNTPPHPRGTLPDASSEPDAWSQSLMGRTEELAHLQAQTPRDADPHEAPRAQPRLDVAETPRRRHVPAPPPPPPPSPLAAVLRLCGAAAGLLAASILVLPALRDAGQPPLTKEERVTTRPETTLAPNFDPPSDVQPGEVREQRAFMEGASLLMVDSEPSGASVSVNGRAEGTTPLSVSLDCVTDAPVTVKLTRRGYSPLEHTLSCRQDTMTQLFGKLRKGKSSAKP, from the coding sequence GTGAACACCCCTCCCCATCCCCGCGGCACGCTCCCAGATGCGTCCTCGGAGCCCGATGCCTGGTCCCAGTCCCTGATGGGACGCACGGAGGAGCTGGCCCACCTCCAGGCGCAGACGCCTCGGGATGCCGACCCCCACGAGGCGCCCCGGGCCCAGCCCCGACTCGACGTGGCGGAGACGCCCCGCAGACGGCACGTGCCCGCCCCACCACCGCCGCCTCCGCCCAGTCCGCTGGCCGCCGTCCTCCGGCTCTGCGGCGCGGCCGCGGGCCTGCTCGCCGCCAGCATCCTCGTGCTCCCCGCGCTGAGGGACGCCGGTCAGCCGCCCCTCACGAAGGAGGAGCGGGTCACCACCCGCCCCGAGACGACGCTGGCCCCGAACTTCGACCCGCCGTCGGACGTCCAACCGGGCGAGGTCCGTGAGCAGCGCGCGTTCATGGAAGGCGCCAGCCTGCTCATGGTCGATTCCGAACCTTCCGGGGCGTCCGTGTCCGTGAATGGCCGGGCCGAAGGCACCACACCGCTGTCCGTCTCACTGGACTGCGTGACAGACGCGCCGGTTACGGTGAAGCTCACGCGCCGGGGCTACAGCCCCCTGGAACACACCCTCTCATGCCGGCAAGACACCATGACCCAGCTCTTCGGAAAGCTGCGCAAGGGGAAGAGCAGCGCGAAGCCGTGA
- a CDS encoding response regulator: MSIATNIVLVVDDDADIREAVQDILSFEGYAVTQAANGQEALALLTGPNALRPCLILLDLMMPVMDGEEFVGRIQQEQRLTELPIILVTASGRGQVPGVRAVLKKPFDMDVLLSTVGEHRH; this comes from the coding sequence GTGAGCATCGCGACCAACATCGTCCTGGTCGTGGATGACGACGCCGACATCCGCGAGGCCGTGCAGGACATCCTGTCCTTTGAAGGCTACGCCGTGACCCAGGCAGCCAACGGCCAGGAGGCCCTGGCGCTGCTGACCGGACCGAACGCGCTGCGGCCCTGCCTCATCCTGTTGGACTTGATGATGCCCGTCATGGACGGCGAGGAGTTCGTCGGCCGCATCCAGCAGGAGCAGCGTTTGACCGAGCTGCCCATCATCCTCGTCACGGCGAGCGGGCGCGGCCAGGTGCCCGGCGTGCGGGCCGTCCTCAAGAAGCCCTTCGACATGGACGTGCTGCTGAGCACGGTGGGCGAACACCGCCACTGA